In the genome of uncultured Methanobrevibacter sp., the window AAATAAATCAGATTTGAAAAAATATCAAGCATGTAATAAAAAATAGATAAAATAGAAAAAGAAAATGAAAAATATGTTTTGAAAATCAGTCTAATTGATTCTTGATGATATAATCTAAAAGCAATTTCATGGAAAGCCATTCATCATTATTCAATTGATTTTCCAAAATTGAATTGGAAGCTTTTAAAACTGTTTTCTTGCTTAACAAGCCATATCTATACTGATCTAAAAGATGAATGATAAGTGAAACATATGAAACCAATTCTGGATTTTTAGAAATGCCGATTAATGAAAGAATGAATTCCCTTTTATCATTTTCATCTTCCATTCTCACATGTTTTGGCAAATAATTATTATAAAAATCATCTAAATTGTATTGGAACCTATCCAATCTAACCAATGCATTCAATTGATAAGTTGGAGTCAACCATTGCAATTTTGCCAAAGCATCCTTGATTGAATCAATAACCACTTTTCCAATAAGCTCCCCTATTTTAGCATGTTTGCTTACATTATCAGTGAAGTTTTCACTTTCCAGATTTGAGAAAATAGCTATTCCATCAGTTCCTGTGCCTGTAGCTATCTCATTTGAATAGTTGCTTGATACCATTAAATCCCTAAGGGCAACTGCTTTTGCCTCTACAGCAATCATTTCTGCCAATAAAAGGGAGCTTTCATCAAGTTTTGTATTGATTAAAAGGATTGTATTGATAGTTCCAGGCTTATTGGGATTTTGATTATTGTCAGAATCTTCATCTAAATCATAACGATAATCTGCATTGATTTCATAATATGAAGCGAGATCTCCTGCTGAAACTGCATTTACTCTAGCACCTGCAGTAGTTATTGCAATAACTTCAATATCTCGGTATCTTTCACAAGCTATTGAATAGCTATTCATGTCTGCAGAGGTAATAAGACCGCTTAACTTATCGCTCCTTAAATCCAAATCATTGCAAAAATCAGAGGATAAGTCCTTTAGGAAATCCAATATTCCTCCATCAACATACTTATCAATGTTTTCCTGAGACAATTGATGATTGAAAACAGCAGATAAATCCTCATTGTAACCTCCATTTAACCAAGAAGTGATTATCCCATTTCTTTCAGGGCCAAATTTAACAAGCACAGTGTCTGAATTCTTTAGTATTTCATCACCATCACTTGTTTTCATGATCAATTCAAATTCCTGATTTTTATCATCAATTGACATAAAATTCCTCTAAAAATAGTTAAAAAACAAATAATAAATTTAAATGATTTTTTTATTTTTCTAAATAATAATTTATTAAAAATAGTATTTAAATATATAAAAAAATTAAAAATATGAAAATTAAAAAATTAGATAAAATGAAAATAAAAATATAAAAAGAAAATTAAAAAAAATAAAATAAAAAAATAAAAAAACTTATGAATATTACTCCAAACTAGAGGAAAAAGTTTTGGTCCAGGTTTTGCAGGCCGAAGGCCTGGAAAAGCTGGGTCTAAACAGCATCAGAACCTCTTTCACCAGTTCTGATCCTAATCACTTCAGCCACATCAGAAACAAAGATCTTACCGTCTCCAACTTCACCAGTGCGAGCACTTTCAA includes:
- a CDS encoding adenosylcobinamide amidohydrolase, translating into MSIDDKNQEFELIMKTSDGDEILKNSDTVLVKFGPERNGIITSWLNGGYNEDLSAVFNHQLSQENIDKYVDGGILDFLKDLSSDFCNDLDLRSDKLSGLITSADMNSYSIACERYRDIEVIAITTAGARVNAVSAGDLASYYEINADYRYDLDEDSDNNQNPNKPGTINTILLINTKLDESSLLLAEMIAVEAKAVALRDLMVSSNYSNEIATGTGTDGIAIFSNLESENFTDNVSKHAKIGELIGKVVIDSIKDALAKLQWLTPTYQLNALVRLDRFQYNLDDFYNNYLPKHVRMEDENDKREFILSLIGISKNPELVSYVSLIIHLLDQYRYGLLSKKTVLKASNSILENQLNNDEWLSMKLLLDYIIKNQLD